In Phoenix dactylifera cultivar Barhee BC4 unplaced genomic scaffold, palm_55x_up_171113_PBpolish2nd_filt_p 000320F, whole genome shotgun sequence, one genomic interval encodes:
- the LOC120105610 gene encoding nucleobase-ascorbate transporter 12-like isoform X1, producing MNRPSSGGGVAPAATQPQEPHRLLRRHLRHHPGRPHQDGALRRHRPQDRRELQAVLHRRIQETWGRHRGAYVQWEIELLGFEMPKVLLTEEISGSLRKLKVGSYHASSLLVASRPPTAGVLSRGIGMEGVSSVLAGVWGTGVGSTTLTENVHTIAVTKMGSRRAVELGAVILILLSFVGKVGGFIASIPDVMVAALLCFMWAMLAALGLSNLRYSETGSSRNNIIVGLSLFFSLSIPAYFQQYGLVPNANSSVPSYFQPYIVASHGPFRTGFGGEIVI from the exons ATGAACAGGCCTTCTAGTGGCGGTGGAGTGGCACCAGCGGCCACCCAACCCCAAGAACCCCATCGTCTTCTTCGACGTCACCTTCGGCACCATCCCGGCCGGCCGCATCAAGATGGAGCTCTTCGCCGACATCGCCCCCAAGACCGCCGAGAACTTCAG GCAGTTTTGCACCGGCGAATACAG GAAACATGGGGAAGACATAGAGGAGCTTATGTTCAATGGGAAATTGAGCTACTTGGCTTTGAAATGCCTAAG GTTCTTTTGACAGAGGAAATCTCTGGGTCTCTGCGTAAGCTGAAG GTTGGTTCATACCATGCATCATCTCTATTGGTGGCATCAAGACCCCCAACAGCTGGGGTACTCAGCAGGGGAATTGGTATGGAAGGTGTCTCTAGTGTCTTAGCTGGTGTCTGGGGAACAGGAGTTGGGTCGACAACACTTACAGAAAATGTGCACACCATTGCTGTAACCAAAATGGGTAGCCGGAGAGCAGTTGAGTTGGGTGCCGTCATTCTGATACTGTTATCATTTGTTG GTAAAGTTGGAGGATTTATTGCTTCTATCCCTGATGTAATGGTTGCTGCTCTTCTTTGCTTTATGTGGGCCATGCTTGCTGCTCTGGGCCTGTCAAACCTCCGTTACAGTGAGACAGGAAGCTCCAGAAATAATATCATAGTTGGGCTCTCATTGTTTTTCTCCTTATCTATACCTGCTTACTTTCAGCAATACGGTCTTGTTCCTAATGCAAACTCATCCGTGCCCAGTTACTTCCAGCCATATATTGTTGCATCTCATGGACCTTTCCGGACGGGATTTGGAGGG GAAATAGTGATCTGA
- the LOC120105610 gene encoding nucleobase-ascorbate transporter 12-like isoform X2 → MNRPSSGGGVAPAATQPQEPHRLLRRHLRHHPGRPHQDGALRRHRPQDRRELQAVLHRRIQETWGRHRGAYVQWEIELLGFEMPKVLLTEEISGSLRKLKVGSYHASSLLVASRPPTAGVLSRGIGMEGVSSVLAGVWGTGVGSTTLTENVHTIAVTKMGSRRAVELGAVILILLSFVGKVGGFIASIPDVMVAALLCFMWAMLAALGLSNLRYSETGSSRNNIIVGLSLFFSLSIPAYFQQYGLVPNANSSVPSYFQPYIVASHGPFRTGFGGVEML, encoded by the exons ATGAACAGGCCTTCTAGTGGCGGTGGAGTGGCACCAGCGGCCACCCAACCCCAAGAACCCCATCGTCTTCTTCGACGTCACCTTCGGCACCATCCCGGCCGGCCGCATCAAGATGGAGCTCTTCGCCGACATCGCCCCCAAGACCGCCGAGAACTTCAG GCAGTTTTGCACCGGCGAATACAG GAAACATGGGGAAGACATAGAGGAGCTTATGTTCAATGGGAAATTGAGCTACTTGGCTTTGAAATGCCTAAG GTTCTTTTGACAGAGGAAATCTCTGGGTCTCTGCGTAAGCTGAAG GTTGGTTCATACCATGCATCATCTCTATTGGTGGCATCAAGACCCCCAACAGCTGGGGTACTCAGCAGGGGAATTGGTATGGAAGGTGTCTCTAGTGTCTTAGCTGGTGTCTGGGGAACAGGAGTTGGGTCGACAACACTTACAGAAAATGTGCACACCATTGCTGTAACCAAAATGGGTAGCCGGAGAGCAGTTGAGTTGGGTGCCGTCATTCTGATACTGTTATCATTTGTTG GTAAAGTTGGAGGATTTATTGCTTCTATCCCTGATGTAATGGTTGCTGCTCTTCTTTGCTTTATGTGGGCCATGCTTGCTGCTCTGGGCCTGTCAAACCTCCGTTACAGTGAGACAGGAAGCTCCAGAAATAATATCATAGTTGGGCTCTCATTGTTTTTCTCCTTATCTATACCTGCTTACTTTCAGCAATACGGTCTTGTTCCTAATGCAAACTCATCCGTGCCCAGTTACTTCCAGCCATATATTGTTGCATCTCATGGACCTTTCCGGACGGGATTTGGAGGG GTTGAGATGTTGTAA
- the LOC120105610 gene encoding nucleobase-ascorbate transporter 12-like isoform X3 has translation MFLLNHGFNEETWGRHRGAYVQWEIELLGFEMPKVLLTEEISGSLRKLKVGSYHASSLLVASRPPTAGVLSRGIGMEGVSSVLAGVWGTGVGSTTLTENVHTIAVTKMGSRRAVELGAVILILLSFVGKVGGFIASIPDVMVAALLCFMWAMLAALGLSNLRYSETGSSRNNIIVGLSLFFSLSIPAYFQQYGLVPNANSSVPSYFQPYIVASHGPFRTGFGGEIVI, from the exons ATGTTTCTACTGAATCATGGGTTCAACGAG GAAACATGGGGAAGACATAGAGGAGCTTATGTTCAATGGGAAATTGAGCTACTTGGCTTTGAAATGCCTAAG GTTCTTTTGACAGAGGAAATCTCTGGGTCTCTGCGTAAGCTGAAG GTTGGTTCATACCATGCATCATCTCTATTGGTGGCATCAAGACCCCCAACAGCTGGGGTACTCAGCAGGGGAATTGGTATGGAAGGTGTCTCTAGTGTCTTAGCTGGTGTCTGGGGAACAGGAGTTGGGTCGACAACACTTACAGAAAATGTGCACACCATTGCTGTAACCAAAATGGGTAGCCGGAGAGCAGTTGAGTTGGGTGCCGTCATTCTGATACTGTTATCATTTGTTG GTAAAGTTGGAGGATTTATTGCTTCTATCCCTGATGTAATGGTTGCTGCTCTTCTTTGCTTTATGTGGGCCATGCTTGCTGCTCTGGGCCTGTCAAACCTCCGTTACAGTGAGACAGGAAGCTCCAGAAATAATATCATAGTTGGGCTCTCATTGTTTTTCTCCTTATCTATACCTGCTTACTTTCAGCAATACGGTCTTGTTCCTAATGCAAACTCATCCGTGCCCAGTTACTTCCAGCCATATATTGTTGCATCTCATGGACCTTTCCGGACGGGATTTGGAGGG GAAATAGTGATCTGA
- the LOC120104020 gene encoding cellulose synthase-like protein E6, producing MGESHEALFETKQAKGRFAYKLFACSMFAGICSIWFYRATHAPGWGEPGRWAWMGIFAAEIWFGFYWIITQSVRWNPIYRFTHTERLSQRDEAELPNVDIFVCTADPIAEPPILVISTVLSAMAYNYPPEKLSVYLSDDAGSILTFYALWEASRFAKHWLPFCKKYNVEPRSPTTYFSKLGNPSNAYIQKEWSSMKNLYEEMIDRIDSVVMLGKIPEELRANKGFSEWSSGMTSRSHPPIVQILINGRDQCSIDSNGNALPTLVYMAREKRPQHHHNFKAGAMNALIRVSSEISSSPITLNLDCDMYSNNSESIRHALCFFLDEEKGQDIGFVQYPQIFDNVTKNDLYGYSFNVYTEVEFPGFDNWGGPPYVGTGCFHRREILCGRKYSKDYKEDWKRGIDRKTAKSACILEERAKSLITCTYEHNTQWGQEIGLKYDCPVEDVITGLLIQCRGWKSVYFSPSRKAFLGVAPTTLAQSLVQWKRWSEGNFQIFLSKYCPFILGRGKIKLGLQMAYCVYGLWAPSSLPTLYYLVIPSLCLLKGISLFPKITSPWFLYFAYVTIGKHVYGLVESLQCGDTLAGWWNFQRMWILRRTTSFLYGITSTILKLLRISKMGFAITAKVSDGDASKRYEQDVLEFGSSSSMFVIIGAVAMLNLFCLVGGLQRLVVDGGIMSLEPLFIQILLCGLVVAIHLPIYEALFIRKDKGSLPFSVTFLSFGFAMLVSLLTMV from the exons atgggagagAGTCATGAAGCTCTCTTTGAAACAAAGCAAGCAAAAGGTAGGTTCGCTTACAAGTTGTTTGCATGCTCCATGTTCGCCGGCATTTGTTCGATTTGGTTCTATAGAGCGACTCATGCCCCGGGATGGGGAGAACCAGGGAGATGGGCATGGATGGGGATATTTGCAGCCGAGATTTGGTTCGGCTTCTACTGGATAATCACACAGTCGGTGCGCTGGAACCCCATCTATCGTTTCACTCACACCGAGAGGCTCTCTCAGCG AGATGAAGCTGAGTTGCCCAATGTGGACATATTCGTGTGCACTGCGGACCCTATTGCGGAGCCACCCATCTTGGTCATCTCCACTGTTCTATCAGCCATGGCTTACAATTACCCTCCCGAGAAGCTAAGTGTCTACCTCTCTGATGATGCTGGATCTATTCTGACCTTCTATGCCCTTTGGGAAGCATCTCGCTTTGCAAAGCATTGGCTTCCATTTTGCAAGAAATATAATGTGGAGCCACGGTCGCCAACCACCTATTTTTCCAAATTAGGCAACCCCAGCAATGCATACATCCAAAAAGAATGGTCTTCGATGAAG AATCTATATGAAGAGATGATAGATCGCATCGATTCGGTGGTAATGCTAGGCAAGATCCCTGAAGAACTTAGAGCAAATAAAGGATTTTCTGAATGGAGCTCAGGGATGACTTCACGGAGCCATCCACCCATCGTTCAG ATCTTAATTAACGGGAGAGACCAATGTTCAATAGACAGCAATGGAAATGCATTACCGACTTTGGTGTATATGGCACGAGAGAAGAGACCTCAGCATCATCATAACTTCAAAGCAGGGGCTATGAACGCATTG ATAAGGGTGTCATCAGAGATAAGCAGCAGCCCGATCACCCTCAATTTGGACTGCGACATGTACTCGAATAACTCGGAATCCATCAGACATGCATTGTGCTTTTTCCTAGATGAAGAGAAGGGTCAGGACATTGGCTTTGTACAATATCCCCAGATCTTTGATAATGTCACCAAGAATGATCTTTATGGCTATTCCTTCAATGTGTACACTGAG GTGGAGTTCCCTGGCTTTGATAATTGGGGAGGGCCTCCATATGTCGGCACTGGATGCTTCCACAGAAGAGAGATCCTTTGCGGGAGGAAGTATAGCAAGGATTACAAGGAAGATTGGAAGAGAGGCATTGACAGAAAAACGGCTAAAAGTGCTTGCATACTGGAAGAGAGAGCAAAGTCTCTTATTACCTGCACCTATGAGCACAACACCCAATGGGGACAGGAG ATTGGGTTGAAGTATGACTGTCCTGTGGAGGATGTCATCACAGGCCTATTAATTCAATGTAGGGGTTGGAAGTCCGTCTATTTCAGTCCTTCAAGAAAAGCCTTTTTAGGTGTTGCTCCCACAACACTGGCACAATCGCTGGTGCAGTGGAAAAGATGGAGCGAGGGGAATTTCCAAATCTTTCTTTCCAAGTACTGCCCCTTCATACTTGGTCGTGGCAAAATCAAGCTAGGACTTCAGATGGCTTATTGCGTTTATGGCTTGTGGGCTCCAAGCTCACTCCCTACACTCTATTACCTTGTGATTCCTTCCCTTTGCCTCCTCAAAGGCATATCCTTATTTCCAAAG ATCACGAGCCCTTGGTTCCTGTACTTTGCCTATGTCACCATTGGGAAGCATGTGTATGGGCTCGTCGAATCACTGCAATGTGGTGACACATTGGCTGGGTGGTGGAACTTTCAAAGGATGTGGATATTGAGGAGGACCACCTCATTCCTCTATGGCATCACTTCTACCATCTTAAAGTTGCTGCGGATTTCTAAGATGGGGTTCGCAATCACAGCAAAGGTGTCTGATGGCGATGCCTCTAAAAGATACGAGCAGGATGTTTTGGAATTCGGGTCATCGTCCTCAATGTTTGTTATCATTGGAGCAGTCgcaatgctgaatcttttctgCTTGGTGGGAGGACTCCAAAGGCTGGTGGTAGATGGAGGAATTATGAGTCTTGAGCCATTATTCATTCAAATTCTTCTTTGCGGGCTGGTGGTGGCcatccatttgcccatttatgaAGCTCTTTTCATACGAAAGGATAAAGGCAGCTTGCCCTTCTCTGTCACATTTCTCTCCTTTGGTTTTGCGATGTTGGTGTCTCTGCTAACTATGGTATAA